One Sulfolobales archaeon DNA segment encodes these proteins:
- a CDS encoding 2-oxoacid:ferredoxin oxidoreductase subunit alpha codes for MAEIEVILGGPQGGGIETAAQIFMRALARTGLYVYGKREYFSNIMGRHSYFQVRARDRPVRSVRSKVDVVAGLDAESIATHFDDIVPGGAIIFDPSFAQTRIDALPMMEPDTKEFVKEKLRSSGYQATVQGALMYAEEKLGAKLYPLPYQKMLAETAERLKAGSLSAVQRFLNTVVLSAVSALIGVPLEAFKKGLEDVFGVRRPQVIEQNMVVADIVYSYVKNNFNNFDKRIDGFKPRNEQMAIVNGNEAVAIGKILGGLSFQTYYPITPAADESFFLESYELSEVDPEFREEAELLKGAGIVIFQAEDELAAINMAIGAALTGARSATATSGPGFSLMAEGLGWAGMNEVPVVVTLYMRGGPSTGLPTRDSQADLLFALSAGHGEFPRIVISSGDHEEAIYDAVKALNWAEIYQCPVIHLVEKNLANSWAMVRMYDKDRIKILRGKVVREPVKDYKRFAFTEDGISPRAFIGTPGIVMWYTGDEHDEHGHITEDPETRYAMYMKRLKKLETADREIPEEERAILYGDENADITIVSWGSTKGAILDAMEVLRDKGYKIRFLQIKVFSPFPKNLVRKILGSSNIVIDIENNYLGQAARVIAMETGIVIKHKALKWTGRPITETEVIKAVESVVKEGAEIIHLKDGK; via the coding sequence GTGGCAGAGATAGAGGTCATACTGGGTGGTCCGCAGGGCGGGGGTATAGAGACTGCTGCACAGATCTTCATGAGGGCTCTTGCGAGGACGGGGTTATATGTATATGGTAAGAGGGAGTATTTCTCCAACATAATGGGTAGGCATAGCTATTTCCAGGTCAGGGCTAGGGATAGACCTGTTAGATCCGTTAGAAGTAAGGTGGATGTTGTTGCAGGGCTAGACGCTGAGTCTATAGCAACGCATTTCGACGATATAGTGCCGGGGGGAGCAATTATATTTGATCCCTCCTTCGCCCAGACAAGGATAGACGCTCTACCCATGATGGAGCCTGATACCAAGGAGTTTGTTAAGGAAAAGCTGAGGAGCAGTGGTTATCAAGCAACCGTTCAGGGGGCTCTGATGTATGCTGAGGAGAAGCTGGGGGCGAAGCTCTATCCACTCCCATATCAGAAGATGCTCGCAGAAACAGCTGAGAGGCTCAAGGCTGGGAGCCTCTCGGCTGTCCAGAGGTTTCTAAACACCGTTGTCCTCTCAGCAGTCTCAGCCTTGATAGGGGTGCCTCTAGAGGCCTTTAAGAAGGGTCTTGAAGATGTTTTCGGCGTTAGAAGGCCACAGGTTATAGAGCAGAACATGGTTGTAGCTGATATAGTCTATAGCTATGTTAAGAATAACTTCAACAACTTCGACAAGAGGATCGATGGGTTCAAGCCTAGGAACGAGCAGATGGCTATAGTAAATGGTAACGAGGCCGTAGCGATAGGAAAGATCCTCGGGGGATTATCATTCCAGACATACTATCCAATAACACCGGCAGCAGATGAGAGCTTCTTCCTCGAGAGCTACGAGCTATCCGAGGTGGATCCGGAGTTTAGGGAGGAGGCAGAGCTTTTAAAAGGAGCGGGGATAGTGATCTTCCAGGCTGAGGACGAGCTAGCAGCTATAAACATGGCGATAGGCGCGGCCCTCACAGGTGCTAGGAGTGCTACAGCAACAAGCGGCCCCGGCTTCTCTCTAATGGCCGAGGGCCTCGGCTGGGCTGGTATGAATGAGGTGCCCGTGGTTGTCACACTATATATGAGGGGAGGACCCAGCACAGGGCTCCCGACAAGGGATAGCCAGGCTGATCTGCTATTCGCATTATCGGCAGGGCATGGAGAGTTCCCAAGGATAGTGATATCCTCAGGGGATCATGAGGAGGCTATATACGACGCTGTTAAGGCCCTCAACTGGGCTGAGATATATCAGTGTCCCGTGATCCACCTGGTGGAGAAGAACCTGGCAAACTCATGGGCTATGGTGAGAATGTATGATAAGGATAGGATAAAGATTCTCAGGGGTAAGGTGGTTAGAGAGCCTGTGAAGGATTACAAGAGATTCGCCTTCACAGAAGACGGAATATCGCCTAGAGCCTTTATAGGGACACCAGGTATTGTCATGTGGTATACCGGGGACGAGCATGATGAGCATGGACACATAACAGAGGATCCCGAGACAAGGTATGCGATGTATATGAAGAGGCTTAAGAAGCTAGAGACAGCTGATAGAGAGATCCCGGAGGAGGAGAGGGCTATACTATATGGAGATGAGAACGCAGATATAACCATCGTGAGCTGGGGCTCTACCAAGGGAGCTATACTAGATGCTATGGAGGTTCTAAGGGATAAGGGCTATAAAATCAGATTCCTACAGATAAAGGTCTTCAGCCCATTCCCCAAGAACCTTGTCAGAAAGATCCTTGGGAGCTCTAACATAGTGATAGATATAGAGAACAACTATCTAGGCCAGGCAGCCAGGGTCATAGCTATGGAAACTGGTATAGTGATTAAACACAAAGCACTTAAGTGGACAGGAAGACCGATCACTGAGACAGAGGTTATCAAGGCTGTTGAAAGTGTTGTTAAAGAGGGCGCTGAGATAATCCATCTAAAAGACGGTAAATAA
- a CDS encoding NAD(P)/FAD-dependent oxidoreductase yields MRVYVLDVVIIGAGHNGLTASIALAMRGLSVAVVDHLPWYGGMAGSKWLSGARIPVGAYVIGLVPDELLEVLGIRIEKYYPDPIAVYLYGDTLVRWWFDKGKRFSEFESIGVNGLRDMWGEIEGFHASLKKYLFRVDPPSREELSQDPVLARFIRETARDFLSRYLPQWLWDMFIVGFYIDQPAFLVGYYNPPGGWYIPARGGEKGSWILVDELYRRALELGVRIYLGIGVKKIITSNKSVEGVILEDGSKIEARYVISTASPANTMLDLIDPGLIDEDILKRLEKGSPRIGVKRVVAVFKERPRLSNILEPYRGSIIQTQLGEVIVGNNYVLATGGFDIEDLEEIVPEIRKAIAIEVMDAEDIERVFRVRGGMLNHIAMTNEYLYDCRPICGWGYRTPIQGLYLGGAGTWPGGQVTCIPGWNAAQKLIMDILGDSGGTRHPL; encoded by the coding sequence GTGAGGGTCTATGTTTTGGATGTTGTGATCATAGGTGCTGGGCACAATGGGCTTACAGCCTCGATCGCCCTTGCTATGAGGGGGTTAAGCGTTGCTGTTGTAGATCATCTACCTTGGTATGGTGGCATGGCGGGCTCTAAATGGCTATCCGGGGCTAGGATCCCGGTTGGCGCCTATGTGATTGGGCTTGTGCCTGATGAGCTACTAGAGGTGCTCGGGATCAGGATTGAGAAGTATTATCCAGATCCCATAGCGGTTTATCTATATGGAGATACTCTGGTTAGGTGGTGGTTTGATAAGGGGAAGAGGTTCTCGGAATTCGAGTCTATAGGGGTTAATGGTTTAAGGGATATGTGGGGCGAGATCGAGGGTTTCCATGCATCGCTTAAAAAATATCTCTTTAGAGTTGATCCCCCGAGTCGTGAGGAACTCTCCCAGGATCCTGTGTTGGCTAGGTTTATCAGGGAGACTGCTAGGGATTTTCTCTCGAGATATCTTCCACAATGGCTATGGGATATGTTTATAGTAGGCTTCTACATAGATCAGCCTGCCTTCTTAGTGGGCTACTACAACCCTCCAGGAGGTTGGTATATACCTGCTAGAGGTGGTGAGAAGGGCTCGTGGATCCTTGTCGACGAGTTATATAGAAGGGCTCTAGAGCTCGGCGTTAGGATATATCTGGGTATAGGTGTTAAAAAGATTATTACTAGCAATAAGAGCGTTGAAGGTGTTATACTCGAGGATGGGAGTAAGATAGAGGCCAGATATGTTATTTCAACAGCTAGTCCAGCGAATACCATGTTAGATCTAATAGATCCTGGGCTTATAGATGAAGATATACTCAAAAGACTTGAAAAGGGCTCCCCCAGAATAGGTGTTAAGAGGGTTGTAGCAGTGTTTAAAGAGAGGCCCAGGCTATCAAATATATTGGAACCATATAGAGGATCTATTATACAGACACAGCTAGGCGAGGTGATTGTGGGGAATAACTATGTACTCGCCACAGGGGGATTCGATATAGAGGATCTCGAGGAGATAGTTCCAGAGATAAGGAAGGCCATAGCCATTGAGGTAATGGATGCAGAGGATATAGAGAGGGTCTTCAGAGTAAGGGGTGGGATGCTGAATCACATAGCAATGACCAATGAATATCTATATGACTGCAGACCCATATGTGGCTGGGGATATAGAACACCAATCCAAGGGCTCTACCTAGGAGGCGCAGGCACATGGCCTGGAGGACAGGTAACATGCATACCAGGCTGGAACGCGGCGCAGAAGCTTATAATGGATATACTAGGAGATTCCGGTGGCACACGCCACCCGCTGTGA
- a CDS encoding DUF2258 domain-containing protein, whose product MPTLSSGYVIAGAYADKLRRTMFAQLREEIKKGNITSQEVARAVGELNSTLYRILVDRFKVDKGDVVRIRIDYRIEDGKIVWDPSKLSIEVFRRDQQVESAVKEMGGTLWGEAFGKGVEYQVLKLGETVDGDVVYTLKLGEDEVGAVVATQLDNEIFIKKGAILHPSPMIFEKIRISIQAGESPETVLSQKILEAQKVGRHVSVDEARKIVNYLRERVMASPIEVKTYEESSEEI is encoded by the coding sequence ATGCCCACCCTATCTTCCGGCTATGTAATAGCTGGTGCATATGCGGATAAGCTGAGGAGAACAATGTTTGCCCAGTTGAGGGAGGAGATTAAAAAGGGGAATATAACGTCTCAGGAGGTTGCTAGGGCTGTTGGTGAGCTGAATAGCACTCTATATAGGATATTAGTCGATAGGTTTAAGGTTGATAAGGGCGATGTTGTTAGGATCAGGATAGACTATAGGATCGAGGATGGCAAGATAGTTTGGGATCCCTCGAAGCTCTCTATAGAGGTTTTCAGGAGAGACCAGCAGGTCGAGTCTGCTGTGAAGGAGATGGGGGGAACACTATGGGGAGAAGCCTTTGGCAAGGGTGTTGAGTACCAGGTGCTCAAGCTAGGAGAGACCGTAGATGGGGATGTCGTCTATACCCTCAAGCTGGGGGAGGATGAGGTGGGAGCTGTGGTTGCTACACAGCTGGATAACGAGATCTTCATCAAGAAGGGGGCTATACTGCATCCAAGCCCAATGATATTCGAGAAGATCAGAATATCTATACAGGCTGGCGAGAGCCCAGAGACGGTTCTATCACAGAAGATCCTCGAGGCCCAGAAGGTGGGTAGACACGTCTCTGTGGATGAGGCTAGGAAGATTGTTAACTATCTCAGAGAGAGGGTGATGGCATCTCCTATAGAGGTTAAAACATACGAGGAATCTTCGGAAGAGATCTAG
- a CDS encoding 6-carboxytetrahydropterin synthase, with the protein MGSEIYIGVRDIAFEAMHITEGFLSIDLIPHGHTYRLSVEVAGNVGEKGYIVDLRELEKIAREVAGELDRSLIVPRDMELSNEIYRVFNKIVRCDKGNPTLENIALMIAEKIYNRIKDRGLRVRITLYEGANYFCTVIYPR; encoded by the coding sequence ATGGGATCCGAGATCTATATAGGGGTAAGAGATATAGCCTTTGAGGCAATGCATATAACAGAGGGATTCCTCAGCATAGACCTCATACCACATGGACACACATATAGATTATCCGTGGAAGTCGCTGGGAATGTGGGTGAGAAGGGGTATATAGTGGATCTGAGGGAGCTGGAGAAAATAGCTAGAGAGGTTGCGGGGGAACTAGATAGATCCTTGATAGTCCCCAGGGATATGGAGCTAAGCAACGAGATATACAGGGTCTTTAATAAAATAGTGAGATGCGATAAAGGAAACCCAACATTGGAGAATATAGCATTAATGATTGCCGAGAAGATATACAATAGGATCAAGGATAGAGGGTTGAGGGTTAGAATAACACTATATGAGGGTGCCAACTACTTCTGCACAGTTATCTACCCGAGATAG
- a CDS encoding PaREP1 family protein, producing the protein MCGLASINVPNELYTVLVEIARRRGMSVEDIIVEFLIERLDPRERFEMYVKLHEKYLKEAEELAARGDITQASEKLWGAIVRLLNAIGERERLPHYSHRDLKEISLYLTEKTGDPDYTRLFSSTETLHANFYHNFLTRKTFEIHREDALKLIEKLRRYLEV; encoded by the coding sequence ATGTGTGGATTGGCATCCATAAACGTACCCAACGAGCTCTACACGGTTCTCGTCGAGATCGCTAGGAGGCGTGGGATGAGTGTTGAGGATATTATAGTGGAGTTTTTAATAGAGAGACTCGATCCTAGGGAAAGGTTTGAGATGTATGTTAAATTACATGAGAAATATCTAAAAGAAGCTGAAGAGTTAGCCGCGAGAGGAGACATTACACAGGCTTCCGAGAAACTGTGGGGTGCTATAGTGCGTCTTTTAAACGCTATCGGTGAGAGGGAGAGGCTTCCACACTATAGCCATAGAGATTTAAAGGAGATATCATTATATCTAACTGAAAAGACAGGCGATCCAGATTATACTAGGCTTTTCTCGAGTACCGAGACTCTCCATGCTAACTTCTACCATAATTTCCTCACAAGAAAAACCTTCGAGATACATAGAGAGGATGCTCTGAAGCTCATAGAAAAGCTTAGGAGATATCTTGAAGTGTAA
- a CDS encoding winged helix-turn-helix domain-containing protein, with protein sequence MESGVRVGDEQARGIPFLLRKSTLTDSIVLIHEDNFNATVSNDQRLSVLTLLARGVTKASQIAEKLGVIRTAVYRHLHFLENHGWIIKHGEDYLLTSKIYLVYRVYSSDQGISLEVLENKGAFIDEIYGLLVIVNGIDASQRCMNCLLIDLCRSNIEPIARRLEVEESNIPAIRIISSLSRMVKKNIDLMMRRGFVILRR encoded by the coding sequence TTGGAGAGTGGAGTTAGAGTGGGTGATGAGCAGGCTAGGGGGATTCCTTTTCTGCTTAGAAAGAGTACTCTTACAGATAGCATTGTACTTATACATGAGGATAACTTTAATGCAACTGTATCTAATGATCAGAGGTTGAGTGTTCTAACCCTTCTTGCTAGAGGCGTTACTAAGGCTTCTCAGATAGCTGAGAAGCTAGGTGTTATAAGAACTGCTGTGTATAGGCATCTACATTTTCTAGAGAACCATGGTTGGATTATAAAGCATGGTGAGGACTACCTACTAACATCCAAGATCTACCTGGTTTATAGGGTTTACAGCTCTGACCAGGGGATCTCCCTCGAGGTTCTAGAGAATAAGGGGGCATTTATAGATGAGATCTACGGGCTATTGGTTATAGTGAATGGCATAGATGCTAGCCAGAGGTGTATGAACTGCCTCCTAATAGATCTATGTAGAAGCAATATAGAGCCAATAGCTAGGAGGCTTGAGGTGGAGGAGAGCAATATACCTGCGATAAGGATCATATCATCCCTATCTAGGATGGTGAAGAAGAACATAGATCTTATGATGAGGAGGGGCTTCGTGATCCTGAGGAGATAG